The Oscillatoria sp. FACHB-1406 genome includes a window with the following:
- the rfbC gene encoding dTDP-4-dehydrorhamnose 3,5-epimerase, producing MKFTKTAIEGAFIIELELHEDARGFFARTFCVKEFEAQGAIANFVQCNISSNWRKGTLRGMHYQVFPSQETKLVRCTRGAIYDVIVDLRSHSTTYLERVAVELTSDNRYALYVPPQCAHGFQTLEDNTEVLYQMGDFYQPKYDAGVHYSDPTFKIEWPLSVTGISERDLSLPFFNPRL from the coding sequence ATGAAATTTACAAAGACTGCAATAGAAGGAGCCTTTATCATCGAACTCGAATTACATGAAGATGCTCGAGGTTTTTTTGCCCGAACGTTTTGTGTTAAGGAATTTGAAGCCCAAGGCGCGATCGCCAATTTCGTGCAATGCAATATTTCTTCCAATTGGAGAAAGGGAACTTTGCGAGGAATGCACTATCAAGTTTTCCCATCCCAGGAAACAAAATTAGTGCGCTGTACGCGCGGTGCTATCTATGATGTCATTGTCGATTTGCGATCGCATTCGACGACTTATTTAGAACGAGTTGCGGTTGAATTAACCTCTGACAATCGTTACGCGCTCTATGTTCCCCCACAATGCGCCCACGGTTTTCAAACTTTAGAAGATAATACAGAAGTGCTCTATCAAATGGGGGATTTTTATCAACCAAAATATGATGCAGGCGTGCATTACAGCGATCCAACTTTTAAAATTGAATGGCCGCTATCCGTAACTGGAATTTCAGAGAGAGATTTGAGTTTACCTTTTTTTAATCCCCGATTATAA
- a CDS encoding PIG-L deacetylase family protein translates to MLKIEFESTPSSSYNILCLGAHCDDIEIGCGGTILKLIETYPNLNIHWVVFSSTPERKQEALDSADIFLKKAAKRTIVIQNFRDGFLPYQGAEVKDYFEQLKQAFKPDAIFTHYRQDFHQDHRLISELTWNTFRNHFILEYEIPKYDGDLGNPNFFVHLSPAHYQQKIKFILDTFKTQKGKAWFTEELFQSILRIRGMESNAPSCYAEAFYSRKMVF, encoded by the coding sequence ATGTTAAAGATTGAGTTTGAGTCAACTCCTTCATCGAGTTACAATATTCTTTGCTTGGGGGCGCATTGCGATGATATCGAGATTGGTTGCGGTGGGACAATTTTAAAACTGATTGAAACCTACCCAAATTTAAACATTCACTGGGTTGTTTTCAGTTCTACTCCTGAAAGAAAGCAAGAAGCGCTCGATAGTGCCGATATTTTTCTGAAGAAAGCAGCTAAACGAACGATTGTTATTCAAAACTTTCGAGATGGCTTCCTTCCCTATCAAGGGGCTGAGGTAAAAGACTATTTTGAGCAACTCAAGCAAGCCTTTAAACCCGATGCGATCTTTACACACTATCGCCAGGATTTTCATCAAGATCACCGCTTAATCTCAGAGCTAACTTGGAATACGTTTAGAAATCATTTTATTCTTGAATACGAAATTCCGAAATACGATGGCGATCTGGGAAATCCGAATTTTTTCGTTCACTTATCTCCCGCTCACTACCAACAAAAAATTAAATTCATTCTCGATACGTTTAAAACCCAAAAAGGAAAGGCATGGTTTACAGAAGAACTCTTCCAATCCATTCTCCGTATCCGAGGAATGGAGTCTAATGCACCGAGTTGTTACGCTGAAGCATTTTATAGTCGAAAAATGGTTTTTTGA
- a CDS encoding glucose-1-phosphate cytidylyltransferase, giving the protein MKVVLFCGGLGTRMRDYSENIPKPMVTIGYRPILWHVMKYYAHYGHKDFILCLGYKADLIKSYFLNYNEWLSNDFTLSSGNQIQLANRDIHDWNINFVDTGLTANIGQRLKAVEPYLDGEEYFLANYSDGLTDLHLPSLINFAKMHDKVGSFLCVRPSQTFHLVNMDESGVVRDLQDVTQRDIWINGGYFVFKRDIFDYMNHGEELVYEPFQRLMKEKELIAYKYTGFFGVMDTFKEKQQLDDMYARGETPWEVWREPKVELSSSRKVELRSA; this is encoded by the coding sequence ATGAAAGTTGTATTATTCTGTGGTGGTTTAGGGACTCGAATGAGAGATTACTCCGAAAATATTCCCAAACCAATGGTAACAATTGGATACCGACCTATTCTCTGGCACGTTATGAAGTATTACGCTCATTACGGCCATAAAGATTTTATCCTCTGTTTGGGTTACAAAGCAGATTTAATTAAGAGCTATTTTTTGAACTATAACGAATGGCTTTCCAACGACTTCACCCTATCGAGCGGAAACCAAATTCAACTCGCTAACCGCGATATCCACGATTGGAATATTAACTTTGTCGATACCGGATTAACCGCTAATATCGGGCAGCGTCTTAAAGCCGTAGAACCTTATTTAGACGGGGAAGAATATTTTTTAGCTAATTATAGCGATGGTTTGACCGATCTGCATCTTCCCAGTCTTATTAATTTCGCAAAAATGCACGACAAAGTTGGAAGCTTTTTGTGTGTTCGCCCCAGTCAAACTTTTCATCTTGTCAATATGGATGAAAGCGGAGTTGTGCGAGATCTCCAAGATGTTACCCAGCGTGATATCTGGATTAATGGCGGATACTTTGTCTTCAAGCGCGATATTTTTGACTACATGAATCATGGTGAAGAATTAGTGTATGAACCCTTCCAACGCCTCATGAAGGAAAAAGAACTGATTGCTTATAAATACACCGGATTTTTCGGCGTGATGGATACCTTTAAAGAAAAGCAACAGCTTGATGATATGTACGCGCGCGGCGAAACGCCTTGGGAGGTTTGGCGCGAACCTAAAGTCGAACTTTCTAGCAGTCGTAAAGTTGAATTACGTTCTGCCTAA
- a CDS encoding class I SAM-dependent methyltransferase: protein MKTETLLTQSVTSSERTRCRCCSSPLHHTFVDLGMSPPCESYRSAEQLNEMEAFYPLHVYVCDRCFLVQLQEYVTPAEIFTEYAYFSSYSDTWLQHAKTYTDMAVQRFGLNAESLVVELASNDGYLLQYFLAKGIPILGVEPAANVAEVAIRKGISTLVEFFGEETAKAMLARGESADLIVGNNVLAQVPDVNDFVKGMKVLLKPQGVITMEFPHLMRLMEENQFDTIYHEHFSYFSFIATEAIFDAQGLTLFDVEEIPTHGGSLRIYARHTEDETQPISEQAMALKKRELAAGFDRLDSYTAFAEQVKETKRKLLDFLIKAKREGKTIAGYGAPGKGNTLLNYCGIRTDFIDYTVDRNPYKQGKFLPGTHIPIFSPEKIHETQPDYVLILPWNFKEEIMQQMAGIREWGGQFVVPIPEVKVYS, encoded by the coding sequence ATGAAAACAGAAACTTTGCTGACACAATCTGTCACTTCTTCCGAGCGGACTCGCTGTCGTTGTTGCAGTTCGCCGCTTCATCATACCTTTGTCGATTTAGGAATGTCTCCCCCCTGCGAAAGCTACCGCAGCGCCGAACAGCTAAATGAAATGGAGGCATTTTATCCCCTGCACGTTTATGTGTGCGATCGCTGTTTTCTAGTGCAACTTCAAGAATACGTTACCCCCGCAGAAATTTTTACCGAATACGCCTACTTTTCTTCCTACTCCGACACCTGGTTGCAGCACGCTAAAACTTATACCGATATGGCAGTGCAACGTTTCGGATTGAATGCAGAAAGTCTCGTTGTCGAACTCGCCAGCAACGACGGATATTTACTGCAATACTTCCTCGCAAAAGGGATTCCTATTCTAGGAGTTGAACCCGCCGCTAATGTGGCTGAAGTGGCAATTCGTAAAGGAATCTCCACCTTAGTTGAATTCTTTGGTGAGGAAACCGCAAAAGCAATGCTTGCGCGAGGTGAAAGCGCCGATTTGATCGTCGGAAATAACGTTTTAGCACAAGTTCCCGATGTCAATGATTTCGTTAAAGGAATGAAAGTTCTTCTCAAACCGCAGGGCGTAATTACAATGGAGTTTCCCCATTTGATGCGGTTAATGGAAGAGAATCAGTTTGATACCATTTATCACGAACATTTCTCCTACTTTTCTTTCATTGCAACCGAAGCGATCTTTGACGCGCAGGGATTAACCTTATTCGATGTCGAAGAAATCCCGACTCATGGCGGTTCTTTAAGGATTTACGCGCGCCATACCGAGGACGAGACTCAACCGATTAGCGAACAAGCAATGGCGCTCAAAAAACGCGAACTTGCTGCCGGTTTCGATCGCCTTGATAGTTATACTGCCTTTGCCGAACAAGTTAAAGAAACTAAACGAAAACTACTCGATTTTCTGATTAAAGCCAAACGCGAAGGCAAAACAATTGCCGGTTACGGCGCTCCGGGAAAAGGAAATACACTCTTAAATTATTGCGGAATTCGTACCGATTTTATCGACTATACCGTCGATCGCAACCCCTACAAGCAAGGAAAATTTTTGCCCGGAACCCACATCCCAATTTTCAGCCCAGAAAAAATCCATGAAACCCAACCCGATTACGTGCTAATTCTTCCCTGGAACTTTAAGGAAGAAATCATGCAGCAAATGGCAGGAATTCGCGAGTGGGGCGGGCAGTTTGTTGTACCCATCCCTGAAGTTAAAGTTTATTCGTAA
- a CDS encoding SDR family oxidoreductase — protein sequence MKVLITGTEGYIGSLLAPLLMQQGHDVIGVDTGFYKVGWLYNGTSLTPKTLNKDLRHIDIADLQEVEAIIHLAELSNDPLGQLAPQITYEINHEGSVRLAKLAKTAGVPRFIYTSSCSVYGFASEDFVTEESAVNPQTAYAKCKVLVERDVRELADAEFCPTFLRNATAYGASPRMRFDIVLNNLAGLAQTTGEIKMISDGTPWRPLVHVLDICSAIACVLEAPLDLVRDRIFNVGDTNSNYQVREIAEIVAEVFTGCQLSFGKSDPDNRSYRVSFDKITNTLPGFKCKWDAKQGAKQLFEIFQQIDMSKDTFEFRGFTRLKQLEYLLRTHQIDSHFFWKQYL from the coding sequence ATGAAAGTCTTAATTACCGGAACAGAAGGATATATTGGTTCGTTACTCGCTCCTCTACTCATGCAGCAGGGACACGACGTTATCGGCGTGGATACTGGGTTTTATAAAGTCGGTTGGCTCTATAATGGCACTTCCTTAACACCCAAAACCCTCAACAAAGATCTGCGACACATTGACATTGCAGACTTACAAGAGGTAGAGGCGATTATTCACCTCGCCGAACTTTCTAACGATCCCCTCGGACAACTCGCCCCGCAAATTACTTACGAAATCAACCATGAAGGATCGGTACGCTTAGCAAAACTTGCCAAAACTGCTGGCGTACCGCGCTTTATTTATACCTCCTCCTGTAGCGTTTACGGATTCGCCAGCGAAGACTTCGTAACAGAAGAATCCGCCGTCAACCCACAAACCGCTTATGCCAAATGCAAAGTGTTAGTAGAACGCGACGTGCGAGAACTCGCCGATGCTGAATTCTGCCCCACCTTTTTACGGAATGCCACCGCCTATGGTGCATCGCCCCGAATGCGCTTCGATATCGTCCTCAATAACCTCGCTGGTTTAGCGCAAACAACGGGCGAAATTAAAATGATTAGCGACGGAACGCCTTGGCGACCTTTAGTTCACGTCTTAGATATTTGTAGCGCGATCGCGTGCGTTTTGGAAGCGCCACTGGATCTCGTGCGCGATCGAATTTTTAACGTCGGCGACACCAATAGTAACTATCAAGTTCGAGAAATTGCCGAAATCGTTGCCGAAGTCTTTACCGGATGTCAGCTTAGCTTCGGGAAAAGCGATCCCGACAACCGCAGCTATCGCGTTTCCTTCGACAAAATTACAAACACTTTACCGGGATTTAAATGTAAATGGGATGCCAAACAAGGAGCAAAACAACTCTTCGAGATCTTCCAGCAGATCGATATGAGTAAGGACACCTTTGAGTTCCGAGGCTTTACTCGCCTCAAACAACTTGAATATTTATTGCGAACGCATCAAATTGATTCGCACTTCTTTTGGAAGCAATACCTTTAA